A segment of the Thermomicrobiales bacterium genome:
GACGGTAAGAACTAACTGACCGGTAAGTAAGTTAGTACGAGGTGGCAATCTTGTCAAGCCCTTCTGCAGATGGTGTTGCGGTTCCACCGCGCGGCGCTGCCCGGGAGCGGATCATCGCCGAAGCGCGCGAACAGTTCCTGGCGCGTGGTTTTGCGGATGTTTCAATGCAGCAGATCGCTGACGCGTCCGGCATTACCAAGGCGGCGCTGTATTACCATTTCCGCAGCAAGGAAGACCTGTTTGCCGAAATCATCCGGCGTGCGGTCAATGAATTCTGGGGCGGCTTGATCGCCTGCACCGAGCAGGAAGGGCCATTGCGCGATACGTTGCTACACATAACCGCATTCGCGGAAACGATGGCGACCGATCGCGTGCCCTGGCTTATCCTCAATGATGTTGAGCGATATCTGTCGGCCGACGTACGCAAC
Coding sequences within it:
- a CDS encoding TetR/AcrR family transcriptional regulator; this encodes MSSPSADGVAVPPRGAARERIIAEAREQFLARGFADVSMQQIADASGITKAALYYHFRSKEDLFAEIIRRAVNEFWGGLIACTEQEGPLRDTLLHITAFAETMATDRVPWLILNDVERYLSADVRNAIFTEHPEPDVALANLLERSIASGQIRPVNVGLASRLLTAMLLGLFHNHHQHVQPHPGDAEQMVDLFLLGVLPRE